The Aureimonas mangrovi genome includes a region encoding these proteins:
- a CDS encoding tripartite tricarboxylate transporter TctB family protein, with amino-acid sequence MQLRLATKDLASGILFSVIGAMGAWWSFSYPMGTAQQMGPGYFPALVFGLLLALGLVIATKAILAGIDAERLEGWAVMPLLVILGSVLLFAYAIDWLGFVVASMGMILVSTSVGTSMGLATRLLLAACITALSWAIFVYGLGMLVPTWPEFVR; translated from the coding sequence ATGCAGTTACGTCTCGCCACGAAGGATCTCGCGTCCGGGATCCTGTTCTCCGTCATCGGCGCCATGGGGGCCTGGTGGAGCTTCTCCTATCCGATGGGGACCGCCCAGCAGATGGGCCCGGGCTACTTTCCCGCTCTCGTCTTCGGCCTGCTTCTCGCCCTCGGGCTCGTCATCGCCACGAAAGCGATCCTCGCTGGCATCGATGCGGAGCGCCTCGAGGGCTGGGCGGTCATGCCGCTTCTCGTCATTCTCGGGTCGGTGCTTCTCTTCGCCTACGCCATCGACTGGCTGGGCTTTGTCGTCGCGTCGATGGGCATGATCCTCGTCTCGACCAGCGTGGGAACGTCGATGGGTCTCGCGACCCGACTGCTCCTCGCCGCCTGCATTACCGCCCTGTCCTGGGCGATCTTCGTCTACGGGCTGGGCATGCTCGTCCCGACCTGGCCGGAGTTCGTGCGATGA